In one Bacteroides sp. genomic region, the following are encoded:
- a CDS encoding enoyl-CoA hydratase/isomerase family protein — translation MDYKTLKYYQEGPVGILTISRPEVLNALNDHLMFEMHHFVLSIGCREGLRALILTGEGKAFASGGDISEMQHLDASRAYDFSRKGQINLQRLADLEIPLIAAVNGYALGGGFELALVCDFITASTDARFAFPETSLGIIPGYGGSQRITRRCGLSNGLFLMLTSEMIDAFEARRMGLVQKIFEPTELIPNTIALANKIAKNGPNAIKMAKKLGREGMVLSFEKALELERELFSSLFETDGPEGLKAFVEKRKPQWRE, via the coding sequence ATGGATTATAAAACCCTGAAATACTACCAGGAAGGACCTGTGGGTATTCTGACCATCAGCCGCCCCGAAGTTTTGAATGCTCTCAACGACCATTTGATGTTCGAGATGCACCATTTCGTACTTTCCATTGGTTGCCGTGAAGGCTTGCGCGCCCTGATCCTGACTGGTGAAGGAAAGGCTTTTGCTTCAGGCGGAGACATCTCGGAGATGCAGCACCTCGATGCTTCCCGGGCCTATGATTTTTCAAGAAAGGGCCAGATCAACCTTCAACGACTGGCGGATCTGGAAATCCCACTAATTGCTGCGGTGAACGGTTATGCACTGGGTGGTGGTTTTGAGTTGGCTTTGGTCTGCGACTTCATCACCGCAAGCACCGATGCCCGCTTTGCTTTCCCCGAAACCAGCCTGGGCATCATCCCTGGCTACGGTGGATCTCAAAGAATAACCCGGCGTTGCGGATTGTCAAATGGCCTCTTTTTGATGCTCACCAGTGAAATGATCGATGCCTTTGAGGCACGCAGGATGGGCCTGGTGCAGAAAATATTTGAACCAACAGAATTGATTCCAAACACCATTGCCCTCGCAAATAAGATAGCAAAAAACGGACCAAATGCCATTAAAATGGCAAAAAAATTAGGTCGGGAGGGCATGGTTTTAAGTTTTGAAAAGGCCCTTGAACTGGAGCGGGAATTATTCTCCAGTCTTTTTGAAACCGATGGCCCTGAAGGGCTTAAAGCATTTGTTGAAAAGCGCAAACCTCAGTGGCGTGAATAA
- a CDS encoding pirin family protein — MYNKAIINIRPLGFMWDTRDPFLFCVHHADAYPPANDQMGPNASLAGRNLGQDFTLKDGWRMYHGETIPGFPAHPHRGFETVTVVLNGFVDHSDSHGAAGRYGNGDVQWMTAGSGLQHCEMFPLLNKEKENPLELFQIWINLPRKDKFAAPHFKMLWDQEIPKVKQPDSSGKETEVTLVAGRLGDSAAPAPAPDSWASKPQNEVAIWLIKMEAGAFWTLPAASPETERSLYFYKGDSITIAGIEVENYQSIELLGDLDIIIQSGKQEARMLLLQGRPIAEPVAQYGPFVMNNQEEIHQAISDFRRTQFGGWPWPRYDNVHDRESQRFARYADGQIEQP; from the coding sequence ATGTACAACAAAGCCATTATCAACATCAGGCCACTGGGATTTATGTGGGATACCCGCGACCCGTTTTTATTCTGCGTGCATCATGCTGATGCCTACCCTCCGGCCAACGATCAGATGGGACCCAATGCATCGCTGGCGGGACGTAACCTGGGGCAGGACTTTACCCTGAAAGATGGTTGGCGAATGTATCACGGGGAAACCATTCCCGGCTTCCCAGCGCATCCTCACAGAGGTTTTGAGACTGTGACCGTGGTCCTTAACGGATTTGTAGACCACAGCGATTCACATGGAGCTGCAGGCCGTTATGGGAATGGAGATGTTCAATGGATGACTGCCGGTAGTGGATTACAACATTGCGAAATGTTTCCCCTCCTCAATAAAGAGAAGGAAAACCCTCTGGAGCTTTTTCAGATCTGGATCAATCTTCCGCGAAAAGATAAATTTGCTGCTCCGCATTTCAAAATGCTTTGGGACCAGGAAATTCCAAAAGTAAAACAACCCGATTCCTCGGGAAAAGAAACGGAAGTTACCCTTGTTGCTGGTCGGCTGGGGGATTCTGCAGCTCCTGCACCTGCTCCTGACTCATGGGCTTCCAAACCCCAAAATGAAGTAGCCATATGGCTCATCAAAATGGAAGCGGGGGCTTTCTGGACACTGCCTGCGGCTTCTCCCGAAACTGAACGTTCCCTCTATTTCTACAAGGGTGATTCGATCACCATTGCGGGCATAGAAGTAGAAAACTACCAGTCCATTGAATTGTTGGGTGATCTGGATATCATCATTCAAAGCGGGAAACAGGAAGCTCGCATGCTCCTTTTACAGGGCAGGCCCATTGCAGAGCCTGTTGCCCAATATGGTCCTTTTGTGATGAATAACCAGGAAGAGATCCATCAGGCCATCAGCGATTTCAGGAGAACCCAATTTGGCGGATGGCCCTGGCCCCGCTACGACAATGTTCACGATAGGGAAAGCCAGCGCTTTGCCAGGTATGCTGATGGTCAAATTGAGCAGCCATAA
- a CDS encoding M14 family zinc carboxypeptidase, whose translation MRAQSIILFAFLLLFFRPSCQAGKPLSYYLPEGAYDSTIQSPETYFGFQVGEWHLDHGQLLAYLQYLAEKSNRAILYEYARSHEQRPLVHLVITSPENQQNLETIRQRHLLVSDPQVSGDLDITEMPIVVRLGYGVHGNEASGHNAAPLVAYYLVASQSPEVTEMLKQTVVLLDPSLNPDGQDRFASWVNRHRSRALNPDPASREFSDVWPGARTNHYWFDLNRDWLPAQHPESQGRLEEFHRWKPNVNTDHHEFGGNSTFYFQPGVPSRGNPLTPESTDELTMEFGRYHARAFDKAGQLYYTQEDFDDYYYGKGSSYPDVNGSIGILFEQASTRGHRVETIHGVVDFSLPVRNQVLVSLSSLEAAFDLRMELLEHQREFFQSAIREAIQFPVKGYVFGDAFDQGRNGYFLGLLMRHQVELYELQEAVTLGEHHYQPGKAWIVPLEQPQFRMIRSLFESVHEYGDSIFYDVSTWTLPLAFNIPFNEITRPGQIVSLKGEPLQYIPLAEGLIKGGKSHYAYLFKWDNFNAPKALYYLQKNGIRAKVSTQPFTSQVGEEQIDFGYGSILIPIEIQDQGGEKVFEMVRQAASESGLTIYAAGSGLTLEGINLGSSGFNNLQKPSVLMLVGQGVNSREAGEVWHLLDQRFDMPVTMVELERFNSLDLSHYNTMVMVSGSYGSIGSSGKESLARWLRSGGTIVAIGSANQWLESNGFVKMEFKKEAAVEEPVMLPYSQRSQYLGARRNPGSIFRARLDVTHPIGYGYHREQIPVFIAGNSFAKPDSSAFANPLIYEKDNLMSGYIYEPNRQLIENSAGILINSSGRGNIISFMDNPNSRGFWFGTSRLFMNALFFGPIIRR comes from the coding sequence ATGAGAGCCCAGTCCATAATCCTGTTTGCTTTTTTGCTGCTTTTTTTCCGACCTTCCTGTCAGGCTGGCAAACCGCTGTCTTATTATCTCCCAGAAGGGGCATATGATTCAACTATTCAATCTCCTGAAACCTATTTCGGGTTTCAGGTGGGAGAATGGCACCTTGATCACGGGCAATTGCTGGCATATTTGCAGTACCTTGCAGAGAAGTCTAACCGTGCCATTCTTTATGAATATGCAAGGTCGCACGAGCAGCGGCCGTTAGTTCACCTGGTAATCACCTCACCTGAAAACCAGCAAAACCTTGAGACCATCCGCCAGAGGCACTTATTGGTTTCTGATCCACAAGTGTCGGGAGACCTGGATATCACGGAAATGCCAATAGTCGTGCGTCTAGGATATGGGGTTCATGGTAATGAGGCCAGTGGGCATAATGCAGCACCGTTGGTGGCCTATTATTTAGTCGCCTCCCAGAGCCCTGAAGTTACGGAAATGCTTAAGCAAACGGTTGTCCTTTTGGATCCATCGTTAAATCCGGATGGACAGGACCGGTTCGCTTCGTGGGTAAATCGTCACCGGAGCCGGGCGTTAAATCCTGATCCGGCCAGTAGGGAGTTTTCAGATGTATGGCCAGGTGCCCGCACCAATCATTACTGGTTTGACCTGAACCGCGACTGGTTGCCTGCTCAGCATCCTGAGAGCCAGGGGCGCCTGGAGGAATTTCACCGATGGAAGCCCAATGTGAATACCGATCACCATGAATTCGGCGGTAACTCAACGTTTTATTTTCAACCAGGAGTCCCCTCGCGCGGCAACCCTCTTACACCAGAAAGTACAGATGAGCTAACCATGGAATTCGGCCGTTACCATGCCAGGGCTTTTGATAAGGCAGGTCAACTATACTATACCCAGGAAGATTTTGATGACTATTATTATGGCAAGGGTTCATCCTATCCTGATGTGAATGGCAGTATTGGCATTTTATTTGAACAGGCAAGCACACGAGGACACCGGGTGGAAACCATACACGGGGTGGTCGACTTCTCTTTACCTGTCCGCAATCAGGTGCTGGTTTCCTTATCGAGTCTGGAGGCTGCTTTTGATCTTCGGATGGAATTGCTTGAACATCAGCGGGAATTCTTTCAGTCTGCCATACGGGAGGCCATTCAATTCCCTGTCAAGGGTTATGTCTTTGGCGATGCATTTGACCAGGGACGCAATGGCTATTTTTTGGGGCTTTTGATGAGGCATCAGGTTGAATTGTATGAACTTCAAGAGGCTGTTACCTTGGGTGAGCATCATTATCAACCCGGGAAGGCCTGGATCGTTCCTCTTGAACAGCCTCAATTCAGGATGATCCGCTCCCTGTTTGAAAGCGTCCATGAGTATGGTGACAGCATATTTTATGATGTATCCACATGGACTCTCCCCTTGGCCTTTAATATTCCGTTTAATGAAATCACTCGTCCCGGACAAATAGTCTCACTTAAAGGGGAACCCCTTCAATATATACCATTGGCTGAAGGATTGATAAAAGGAGGAAAAAGTCATTATGCATACTTGTTTAAATGGGATAACTTCAATGCTCCGAAAGCTTTATATTACCTGCAGAAGAATGGTATCCGGGCAAAGGTTTCTACCCAGCCTTTTACCTCGCAAGTAGGAGAGGAGCAAATAGATTTTGGCTATGGAAGTATTCTGATTCCAATAGAGATACAGGATCAAGGTGGAGAAAAAGTGTTTGAAATGGTCCGGCAGGCAGCATCTGAATCTGGTTTGACCATTTACGCAGCTGGAAGTGGATTGACTTTGGAGGGCATTAACCTGGGAAGTAGTGGTTTTAATAATCTTCAGAAGCCTTCGGTGCTAATGCTTGTCGGGCAGGGGGTTAACAGCCGGGAAGCCGGTGAAGTATGGCATTTGCTTGACCAACGATTTGATATGCCAGTAACAATGGTTGAATTGGAAAGATTCAACAGCCTTGACCTGTCGCACTACAATACCATGGTGATGGTTTCGGGTTCCTATGGGAGTATTGGGTCTTCAGGCAAGGAGTCGCTCGCCCGCTGGTTGCGCAGCGGGGGTACAATTGTTGCCATTGGCAGTGCCAACCAATGGCTGGAAAGCAATGGATTTGTCAAAATGGAATTTAAAAAGGAAGCGGCCGTGGAAGAACCGGTTATGCTTCCCTATAGCCAACGCAGTCAATATCTGGGCGCGAGGCGTAATCCGGGTAGCATTTTCAGGGCAAGGCTAGACGTGACTCATCCCATAGGGTATGGATACCACCGTGAACAAATCCCTGTTTTTATCGCGGGGAATAGCTTTGCAAAACCTGACAGCAGTGCTTTTGCAAATCCCCTCATTTATGAGAAAGATAACCTGATGAGCGGGTACATTTACGAGCCTAATCGGCAGTTGATCGAAAATTCTGCTGGAATTCTTATCAACAGCAGTGGCAGGGGAAACATCATTTCCTTTATGGATAACCCCAATAGTCGCGGATTTTGGTTTGGGACGAGCCGCTTGTTTATGAATGCCCTGTTCTTCGGGCCTATCATCAGGAGATAA